The Opitutales bacterium region CAGAATGTCATATCTCTACTATGTTATCGGGCCTTCTGGAGCGGGAAAAGACAGCATCCTCAACGCGGCTCGGAAGCGTCTGGAGAGCGGCGGGGATATCGCCTTTGCTCACAGGTATATCACCCGTCCGGCGGATGCCGGGGGCGAAAACCATGTCGCTCTGAGTATCGAAGCATTTCAGGCGCGAAAGAAACGCGGTCTGTTTTGTATGCATTGGGAGAGCCATGGACTGTGTTACGGCCTCGGCGTGGAGATCGAACGTTGGTTGGACGCCGGGCTGTCCGTCGTGATGAACGGCAGCCGAGGTTTCCTGCATCAGGCTACTGAGCGTTTTGAGGACGCCTTGATCCCTGTATCTATCGAGGTAGATGGCGCGATTCTACGCCAGCGTCTAAAACAGCGCGGCAGGGAAAATGGCGACGAGATCGAACAGCGGGTGCAGCGTGCAAGCGCTTTCAAAATCGAGCATCCACGCCTCGTTCGTATCGAGAATAACGGTCTGCTTGATGATGCTGTCGCCACGTTTTGTGAGCATATGATACATGAAAGTGGCCATGTTACAGTCAGCTGACAGGTGTCGCAAAAACGACTCCGCTGACACAGAGCTTTCGCGGATTGCTTAACCAACCACTAACAAAGCGACCATAGATTCGAAGCTCCTTTCCGCACCTATTCCGCGGCGGGAATCTATAACTACTGAATCTATGAAATCGAACCTTCTGCTCTCTATAACGAGGAAGCTTTGCGTAGTCGCCCTTGCGATTGTGTCTGCTACTTCAGCTTTTGCCCAGAGTACGGGCACCCTATCGGGTCGGGTGTTGAATACGACGACCGGCAAATACTTACAGTCTGTTTCCGTTGTGCTTCAAGGGACTGAACGCACGGCCTATTCAGATATTACCGGAGACTTCTCTTTCCGTGGGGTCCCTGTTGGCACCTACACACTGAGTGCGAGTTACCTTGGACTAGGGGTTGTTGAACAACAGGTCACCGTCAGCTCTGGACAAGTCACCAACACAACAATCGAATTTTCTGAAGATCTTTTGGAACTTGAGGCCTTTGAAGCCCAAGGGAGCCTTACCGGGACTGAGCGTGCGATCAATCAGCAGCGTGCTGCGTCGGGAGTGATGATGGTGATCTCCGATGAGCAATTTGGTCAAATGAACGATGGAAATATCGGCCTTGCGATTCAGAAGATGCCGGGCCTTTCCGTCGACACGGATGGTTTCTCCGAGGTGCCCCGTTACGTGAACATCCGTGGGGTAGACATCCAATACAACAACGTGCAGATGGATGGTAACCGCCTCCCATCTTCGGGCACAGGAGCTCCCGGCCGTATCGGTAGCGGGGGTGCTTATGGCGACACAGCTAACGGGGTCGCCCTCGACGATATTCCTGCCGATGCAGTCTCGAATGTAGAAGTCGTCAAAAGTCCCCTCCCGGAGCACGATGGGGATTCCCTCGGAGGCATCGTGAATTTAGTGACACGGTCCGCTTTCGAACGGGACGGCCGTGTGATCGCTTATAAAACTTGCCTGTCATACTCAGAGTTGAGAGGTTCCTATTCTCCCTACGGATCACTCACTTGGTCCGACGTATTTGGTGAAAACTCGAACTTCGGAGTGAGTGTTTCTCTCGGCTATTACAAAGGTGATGAAGGATTCGATAATACAGACTATGACTGGATTCCTATGTTTCACCGTTTCGACTTCGGAGATAACCAAGATCTGGTAAACAGCTATCTATCTGACCAACTCGCCGCGGCCGAAGAGGCGGAGGGCCAGGAAGTGCTCTTTTTCCACGAAGATACCGAGTTCAATAACTTCAACATCGAGCGTGATCGCTATTCTTTCGCAGCTTCATTTGACTGGCGCGTTGACGATCGCACGGAGCTCTACTTCAAGCCTGTCTACACTAAGGAAGAGCGCACGCACGATGACATCCGTCACCACTTGATCTTAGATAATGATCATGGCAACAGTGCCGACCCTTACGAGCAGTATGTCTCTCCCTTTGCAGCGAGCGATGCACGCTATAGTGCGGGGAACTATTTCCTCGTAGACGAAGATGCTCTTGATGGCGGAGAGATCGCAGCGGGCGATACTGTTGCTGCTGTGGGTGGAGGTACTGTGGTGTTTGATCCCGGCGCCCTAATTCGCCAAGGTGATGCCCCGGACCAGATCTCAACAATCCTTTCGATCAACGAAGATGGAGCGACCACATCCTGGAATCCTGATGGTTCCTCACGCGGGCGCACTGGCTACGAAGGCGAGTGGCAAGACCAAGACATCGAGTTTTACAGTCTGAACATCGGTGGAAAGACCGAGTTTGATTTCGGTGCTCTCTCTTATGATGCGTTCTTCTCACGCAGCAAAAAGCGCGTTGAAGAAAGCGATACAGAATTCCGCAGAAGTGGGTTTCAATATACCTATGATCGTTCCAGGGATAATTTTGAAATCCTCTGGAACAACCTCACGGATGCAGACCGCCAGGCCATCCCAACGCCCGGAACTGAAGATGAGTTTTTCCTTGGATTCTTCGAGTTGAATGATCGTGAGAATGAGGAAACCTACATCGGGTTGAGTTCAGATCTCGAAATCGATTTCCCAGATTCACTCCCTTTCGCGGGTCAGTTCAAAACAGGGTTTAAACTACAATTTGAAGAACGTGAGTTGGACTGGGATGAGCGTCAGTATCGCGCGACCAGCGCCTTCCCGTTTACTGATTTCCTGCGGGATAATCCCTACGACACGATCTTGGATAACGAAAATTTCCGTATTCCCTACACACCTGATGTCTTGGCGATGCGCCGCAATGCTAATAACGAAGACTACTTCACATTCCGCGATCCGCAGTCTTTAGAGGATAGCTTCGAGCAAGACTACGAAGCGAGCCGTGATACCTATGCCGCCTACGTTCAAGCAAAATTTGAAGTAGGCAAGCTGGAGATCATCGGTGGTGCCCGTGTCGAACATGTGGAGTTTGAATCATCCCAGTTTGTCCGTCC contains the following coding sequences:
- a CDS encoding TonB-dependent receptor; the protein is MSATSAFAQSTGTLSGRVLNTTTGKYLQSVSVVLQGTERTAYSDITGDFSFRGVPVGTYTLSASYLGLGVVEQQVTVSSGQVTNTTIEFSEDLLELEAFEAQGSLTGTERAINQQRAASGVMMVISDEQFGQMNDGNIGLAIQKMPGLSVDTDGFSEVPRYVNIRGVDIQYNNVQMDGNRLPSSGTGAPGRIGSGGAYGDTANGVALDDIPADAVSNVEVVKSPLPEHDGDSLGGIVNLVTRSAFERDGRVIAYKTCLSYSELRGSYSPYGSLTWSDVFGENSNFGVSVSLGYYKGDEGFDNTDYDWIPMFHRFDFGDNQDLVNSYLSDQLAAAEEAEGQEVLFFHEDTEFNNFNIERDRYSFAASFDWRVDDRTELYFKPVYTKEERTHDDIRHHLILDNDHGNSADPYEQYVSPFAASDARYSAGNYFLVDEDALDGGEIAAGDTVAAVGGGTVVFDPGALIRQGDAPDQISTILSINEDGATTSWNPDGSSRGRTGYEGEWQDQDIEFYSLNIGGKTEFDFGALSYDAFFSRSKKRVEESDTEFRRSGFQYTYDRSRDNFEILWNNLTDADRQAIPTPGTEDEFFLGFFELNDRENEETYIGLSSDLEIDFPDSLPFAGQFKTGFKLQFEERELDWDERQYRATSAFPFTDFLRDNPYDTILDNENFRIPYTPDVLAMRRNANNEDYFTFRDPQSLEDSFEQDYEASRDTYAAYVQAKFEVGKLEIIGGARVEHVEFESSQFVRPEGDFDYITEMGRGTSADFANESSIQWINNDTGVIQTLGRDATSSNSTEFLPSVHFKYEFVDGLIGRASWGKTYGRPNFSDLVGITDIDDTDDPIGVSRGNPGLPNLTSENFDLSLEYYTKSGGYFAVGFFYKELENFSYEAVQTGQASDFGLDTSLGLDPDADVEVSTAEASLGATNFGFEFSAQQDLWFIPEEWGRFSVNANATLTDSDANYPGRIEKLPTRGASNTLYYVGLNYSIWKIDAAVSYRFRSQYIEGLAFVDQQESSSEGEFAFVGDDQFDDSGEVDASIQFRLNENFIFYVNGTNLLNEQRFSVQGYRTYGDDAYWNERRINFGIKGEF
- the phnN gene encoding phosphonate metabolism protein/1,5-bisphosphokinase (PRPP-forming) PhnN, translated to MSYLYYVIGPSGAGKDSILNAARKRLESGGDIAFAHRYITRPADAGGENHVALSIEAFQARKKRGLFCMHWESHGLCYGLGVEIERWLDAGLSVVMNGSRGFLHQATERFEDALIPVSIEVDGAILRQRLKQRGRENGDEIEQRVQRASAFKIEHPRLVRIENNGLLDDAVATFCEHMIHESGHVTVS